In bacterium, a genomic segment contains:
- a CDS encoding HD domain-containing protein, translated as MPEHAPSPGPAVPSAPGQPVALDDVKRDPEVEAYLSKANEYTGAIGYTEHGFRHATLVANIAGNILRRLDHDERLVQLAAISGYLHDIGNLVGRVGHEATGALLASRILTRLGMDPMDMAVVMGAIGNHEEQTGEPVSDVCAALILADKSDVHRTRVRNPDPATFDIHDRVNYAVEHSFLRVDAPARSVTLELTIDTRISQVMEYFEIFLPRMVMCRRAAEWLHCQFRLQMNGTKLL; from the coding sequence CCGGTCGCGCTCGACGACGTCAAGCGCGATCCCGAGGTCGAAGCCTACCTCTCCAAGGCGAACGAATACACCGGCGCGATCGGCTACACCGAACACGGCTTCCGGCACGCCACGCTGGTGGCCAATATCGCCGGCAACATCCTGCGCCGCCTCGACCACGACGAGCGCCTCGTCCAGCTCGCGGCGATCTCCGGATATTTGCACGACATCGGCAATCTCGTCGGGCGTGTGGGCCACGAGGCGACCGGCGCTCTGCTCGCGAGCCGCATTCTCACCCGGCTCGGCATGGACCCGATGGACATGGCCGTGGTGATGGGGGCGATCGGCAACCATGAGGAACAGACCGGCGAGCCGGTGAGCGACGTGTGCGCCGCGCTGATCCTCGCCGACAAGTCCGACGTGCACCGGACCCGCGTGCGCAACCCCGATCCCGCGACGTTCGACATCCACGACCGGGTGAACTACGCGGTCGAGCACTCGTTTCTTCGCGTGGACGCGCCGGCGCGGAGCGTCACGCTCGAGCTGACGATCGACACGCGGATCTCGCAGGTGATGGAATACTTCGAGATCTTCCTGCCGCGCATGGTGATGTGCCGGCGCGCGGCGGAGTGGCTGCACTGCCAGTTCAGGCTGCAGATGAACGGCACCAAGCTGCTTTAG